The DNA sequence TAAACATGCTGGTGCTCTAGTTCTCCATAAACAGTTCTTTACCTAAGCTGATATTCTTGTTACAATAATAGTCCTGTCTTCTTGTAAGCTGGCAAGTAATAGCAGTGACAGAACTTATAGATAAGATTAGGAAGTGAACCATGAGCAAACTATCTACCAAACTCATCGCACAAAATACTATGATCGCAGCCATCTATCTAGTGCTGACTCTCATCAATCCTATCTCAAGTGGAATTTTCCAATTTCGTCTATCCACACTTTTGATGGCAGTTCCCTTTTTCTTTCCGAGACTATCTTATGGTCTAGTGATCGGTGTCATGGTCAGTAACTTTTTTACAGGTTTCGGCCTGATTGATGTCTTGGGTGGCTTTGTCATCCAAACCCTATCCCTATTCGTCTATAATAGTGCCTTCAAATCAGCTTACCTAAAAAGTTTTTTGTATGCCCTAACAGCTGGTCTCGTCGTTTCAAGCGTCATTTTTTACGTGACCAAGATTCCATTTGAAAGCAAGGCCTTTGCCCTCAGCGTCTTCTCCGTAGCGATTTCAAACTTCTTGATTGCCATCATTGGCGTCTTTATTGTTGATAAATACCTAAAGGGTCTTTTAGCAAGATTTCTTATCTGAGTAGTGACATGACAGGTGACTACGGGAAATGGTGTTTAAGTAAAATAGTGAGATCTCTTGGTTGATAGTCTTCAACCAAGGCTTTTTGATTTAGTCTTCTCCAATACAGAACCAAATCCTTTCAATAATTTCTTGTCCAACTTTTTTGTGATCAATACAGTCAGCTATGTTTTTTCTTTAGGATGTTTAAGAGACTAAAGCTGAGTTGGTCTGTAGGGGGCTTAGCTTTTTTGTAGATTAGGTCAGTCTTAAGTTTCCAATAGTGGCAAAAAGTTTTTCCTGTGCTTTTTCTAGACTTAAGTTGGTGTCTAAAAGCCAATAGTTGACAAAGGAGACAATAGCCCCTGAAAAGATGTGGATAGAGGCTGGATCTATGGTCAAGCCATGTTCATGACTGCCTTCTAGGTTGGTGGTGACGATCATCTGATGAAAGGCAGCCGAAAAGCTAGCGGGTTGGCTGGTTAAGAGCTGGTGGATAATAAAGCGGTTGTGATCCACGGCATGCAGAATATTATTGAGAAAGAGTCGGTTTTCTGCTGGTGTGATATGGCTGAGATCTTTAGCGACTGGTCGGCAGGCCTCCTCCATAGACAGAAGGATTTTCTGCAGGAGGCTCTCGTATAAATGTTCTTTGGGTCTCATAATGTTGATAAAAGGCATTGCGTGATACTTGAGCTAGCTGGCAGATTTCTTTGACAGAAATTTTTGTAAGATCCTTGGCTTGTAGGAGGTGTAAAAAAGCCTCTTGCAGGTTTTTTTCAGTTTTTTCAAAACGTAAGTCTTTTTTCAAGATGACAGTCCTTTCTAATGTGTCCTTTAAGTGACAGATACGGGGATAATGACCATTGCATTAATTAAA is a window from the Streptococcus criceti HS-6 genome containing:
- a CDS encoding QueT transporter family protein; this translates as MSKLSTKLIAQNTMIAAIYLVLTLINPISSGIFQFRLSTLLMAVPFFFPRLSYGLVIGVMVSNFFTGFGLIDVLGGFVIQTLSLFVYNSAFKSAYLKSFLYALTAGLVVSSVIFYVTKIPFESKAFALSVFSVAISNFLIAIIGVFIVDKYLKGLLARFLI